In the genome of Streptomyces lydicus, the window GCTGCAGAAGGTGCGCCGCGGCGTCGCCGACGTGGCGACCTCCCGCAAGCGCCTGGAGCTGCAGCTCAACCAGCTGCAGGGCCAGTCCGCCAAGCTGGAGGACCAGGGCCGCAAGGCGCTGGCGCTCGGCCGCGAGGACCTGGCCCGCGAGGCGCTGAGCCGGCGCAGCGCGCTGCAGCAGCAGGTCACCGACCTGGAGACGCAGCACCAGACGCTGCAGGGTGAGGAGGAAAAGCTCACGCTCGCGGCGCAGCGGCTGCAGGCCAAGGTCGACGCCTTCCGTACGAAGAAGGAGACGATCAAGGCCACCTACACGGCCGCCCAGGCCCAGACCCGGATCGGCGAGGCCTTCTCCGGCATCTCCGAGGAGATGGGCGACGTCGGCATGGCCATCCAGCGTGCGGAGG includes:
- a CDS encoding PspA/IM30 family protein; this translates as MSDGVMKRMGMIFRAKANKALDRAEDPRETLDYSYQKQLELLQKVRRGVADVATSRKRLELQLNQLQGQSAKLEDQGRKALALGREDLAREALSRRSALQQQVTDLETQHQTLQGEEEKLTLAAQRLQAKVDAFRTKKETIKATYTAAQAQTRIGEAFSGISEEMGDVGMAIQRAEDKTAQLQARAGALDELMASGALDDPTGMAKDDITAELDRLSGGSDVELELQRMKAELAGGSSGQQAIEGGQNGGAQSAPQQDRPRFDKQ